The window GGGATCAAGGGTATAAGTTTCAACAGCACCGTTTCGGAGTTCCGAGACGCGTGTCGTTGTTGTTGTTGTGATGTCATCTAAGCCATCAGCCCCATGCACAATAAACGCGTGCTGGCACCCGAGATTGTTGAGCGCATTTGCGTGCGCTTCAGTCAATTCTGGCGCATAGACCCCAATTACTTGTGCTTGTGGCCCCGCTGGATTGGTTAGCGGTGCTATAGCATTGAAAATTGTGCGAATTCCGATTTCTCGCCGCGGCCCGATGGCATATTTCATCGCGCCGTGCAGCACCGGCGCGAACAGGAAACCGATGCCGACCTCATCAATGCAGTGACCAATTTGTTCAGGTCCAATTTCAATATTCACACCCAACGCCATCAGTACATTCGCGCTGCCGCTCTGACGTGTTACACCGCGGTTGCCGTGCTTTGCAACCGGTACGCCTGCGCCAGCGGTAACAATAGCGGAAGTTGTTGAGATGTTGAAATGGTTCAAACCCGTCCCACCCGTACTGCACGTATCAACAAGTCGGGGAACTATAGGTGTAGCTTGTAAGTCAGGCGCATGGCGTGTCGGAACAGGCGTGGATTTGGCGCGCATTGCACGCGTTGCCCCTGTAAGCTCTTCTATTGTTTCACCTTTGAGCCGCAGAGCGGTAAGAAAACACGCAATTTGTGCGTCTGTCGTCTCACCCTCCATGATTTCGTTCATGGTATTAATCATCTCTGCTTCGGTTAGGTTATCTCCTGCTATAACTTTCTGAATTGCTTCACGAATCACGCAGTATTCCTCCTAAAATATGATGCCTACAATTATAGCAAATCTTCACAGACATTTCAAGAACGACATCTGAATCCAATCCAGAAGAAACTTGCAATTTATCTTCAGATGGTATAATATATCAAGGCGTGTCCCAGATAAAAAGATAGTTCTCTTGTACCACAAACTGTGAGTTTGTGGCATTTGGCGTATAATCCTTCAAACTCATCCTTGTATAAACGAATTTATAAAAAGAAACAAAAAGATGATCCGAAACTATAAACCGAACGACCTGCAAACCCTTCGAGAGATCACCGCTATCTGTTTCGAGAAAGTGTCCATAGACAAAAACATCGAAGACCAATTTGGACGTATTGGTGATATGGACTGGAAAGAACGCAAAATGTCCCATATCAATGACGA is drawn from Candidatus Poribacteria bacterium and contains these coding sequences:
- the trpD gene encoding anthranilate phosphoribosyltransferase, which gives rise to MIREAIQKVIAGDNLTEAEMINTMNEIMEGETTDAQIACFLTALRLKGETIEELTGATRAMRAKSTPVPTRHAPDLQATPIVPRLVDTCSTGGTGLNHFNISTTSAIVTAGAGVPVAKHGNRGVTRQSGSANVLMALGVNIEIGPEQIGHCIDEVGIGFLFAPVLHGAMKYAIGPRREIGIRTIFNAIAPLTNPAGPQAQVIGVYAPELTEAHANALNNLGCQHAFIVHGADGLDDITTTTTTRVSELRNGAVETYTLDPTTLGIPKTEPDALLGGAPEENAEIIVNMLKGERGPKRDIVVLNAGAAIVAGGKADSLDAGIALASESIDSGEALAKLEGLKLVSNN